The sequence AACTTCTCTTTCGTAGCTAACTTGCTAGGAATGAAGGACGTTCTGTTCTTTTTGTTCGACTTGTTTGTGCTTTTTGCAGCTAAAACTAAGTACTTGGCCAAATTAATACATACCCCAACCATGTAAATCTTGAATAGTAATatcaaaatggaaaaaagaatacCACATCCAGAAGGAAAAGAGTTGAAAAGTAATACGACAAATTATGTTATTTAttcaatattatatattatagtaGCATAGGGATTAGTATGTAGAATTTATTTCAATTGAGTAATCATTTCAATCTGacttaatatattatatattttgttctttatatatattcgtGACTCTAGATTATAGAAGTACTTTTTAAAGAAGCACTTATTATGTGCTTCTTTAAAAAACACTTGGACttcttatgaaaatttcaacctcCTTATAATGAAAGTGCTTATGAGCATAAGTGTTTCTAATAGTGAAGCAgtcccaaacgagcccttaaacatataaacaaacaaaacagtgCAACACCACATGATTTTGGATCTAAATACTTTGTGGCTCTACTACTACATACACTTATACCAAAGTACTTTTGAGGCAATCTAATCCCTTTCCTTTTAtcactttttgttctttccaTTAATTCACTTGTTCTAATAAGATGTATTAAAAATGtctaaataatataatttctaacaaatcctttttctttctgcatGCACATCATTTAGGTGGTCGCTGATTGCTGGAAGACTTCCTGGAAGAACATCAAACCATGTGAAAAACTACTGGAGTACCCGACTAAGGAAAAATATGTCTTCTGGGGCCGAGAAAGATAAAACCCTAGAAACAACAAAGACAGTAATATTAAGGCCTCAACCACGAACCTTCTCCAAAAAGCCAAATTGTTTGAGCAGCCCAGCTCCAACTTTACAGCATATTCAATTACAAGAGAATTTTAACTGGCCATTGCCATCATCACCGCCTATAGAAAATGGAATTGATGAGTGGAAAAGCCAGTTAGCTGATACGAACAGTGTTGAAAGAGCAATGTGTTCTGGTTTTCAGTTGGAGGAAGATTTCTTCACAAACTTTTGGGTTGAAAATATAGCCCAAAACACAGGAACTGGTGTAAATTCTGCTGACGAAGGCCTGCTGAGTAACAGTGACTTCTCTCTTCATCTTTggaatttttcaaaagaaaaatagagagagaacTAAGGTTCAGAGGGTCTATGTCTTCCCAGTAGAACTCTTTTGCATCcctttttaaacatttatttctGTTGAATTCTTTTGCATTGTAATATTCTGTAATAACATTTTCTATTATGGTagtcaaataaataatattctagtttataaaataaataactaaaacTATTACACATATGCCTGAATTTATTGCCATatatgtctttttttttatttttaaattttatacaaacgatattggagaaagagagagattcaAACACAAGACCTCAAGTGCACGGCTAACTATTCTTAACCCAACTCAGTAGTTTCTTGAATGTTAGAACCATTGGTTCAGATTTTTGTGACCAAAACAAGGCATGAGATATTTTTGAATGACGCTAGGGATAAGTAATTATATATTAGTACTGGAGTATGGTTACGTGATATAACTTGTccacgtgttataatataagtagaTTTAGTGATATTATTCCataaaaaagggaaatatCAACCATTCTCCACCCATATTATAGCACGTGCACAAGTTTTACCATGTATCCGTACTCCAATTACCACACAATAATTTCTCGCTAGGGAGAGCCTNNNCACAACATGTCAAAGACCAATGTCACGTAATATTGTTGTAAAACGAATTATAGTCCGAATGTACATTTAACCATGGGACAGTTTATTTAATCtttgttgatttttgggtATGCTCCATTTTATTTGGTACGGTATCTATTTTGCAGTCCCAACGTTTACTAAATATTGTAAGGTAGGCTTTAGCTATTTTCATCCATGGCTTCCTTAGACAACATTGTATTTGCTATTGTAAATGACAAAGCAAGATTAATTAGTCTAGGATAGACTTGGTTGAAGAGAGCTACTATGACTAAGATAAAGTGTGGCTAAATGCAAATTGGCTCAAGGGTAAAATCTTGCATTGCATATATTAAGATATGTCAAGTCAATGTGTTGACTAATCATCCGTTACTCCCAATTCATTTAAATTCTTAAGTGACTCACACATTGACATTTGTAGGTTTTCTGTCCTAACAAATTTTATCTCATTTAAATTCAGGGTCATTTTATTGAGAAATTTTTATTACtttcaaaaaatatgtaaaaagaaaactagTTGAGCACATAAGTGGGAATTGACCATGTGCTTCTAGTGAGAGTCAGAGCAAGACAAACCAACTCTATTGTGTTGTGTGCTCACATATACATTCAATATATACAACAATGGAACAATCTATGTCAGTTAATTGAATGTTCtcgataaaaaataaaattggaatAGATAGTACTACTGAATGCTCCAACTTATTTTCATATTCACATGCCCACTTATTTTCAAGGAGATGACGATGCATACAAACCAATGCATTCATTAGTTGTTGAGAAATTCAAAGCTCCTCAATCAATTGCAGAATTTTCTAGTACTCACCGATTGtagaaaaacttgtatgaaaTGGGGATAATattgtttgttattttttgcTAATCATATAATGTTATGTGGAAAAGTTATCACGTGTGATATACCGTGACTGGCTagaaatagcaaaatagtgttatccCCGTTTTATGTAAATGTTTCTACACCAACTGACGATGCATACAAATTCAATGCATTAATTAGGCTATATATGGCGTGTAGGATTAGATAACTCACTAGATTTAAAGAATGCTGAAGTAAAAACTGGAGTTCGACTTTCAAAGTTGAAAGTAGAAGAAGAATCCATATGAAAGAAAACTTATCCATTCCAATCTCTACAAATTGTAAGTTATCAACACTTAATAATTAATTCATCTAATCCcttcaaattttacaaaatttggTAGTTGGTATGCATTTCTAACTTTAAAATACAATCATAGGCACCAAAGATGACAAAAGAATTCGATTATTCTACTCATTGTATAACGTAGTAGCTAGGGATTCTCTCCTTTGtaaatcattaattaaaatatttctaatatcagaaataatattttaatttttatacaaTTGTAATCTCAATTACGtttgaaagaaagaataaataaactcGTTACCAGCAGCCCTTGGCATTCAATGTTAGATTCTGTAGCTCTCTATACCCCGCTGCCTTTTGCCTCCTGTGTAccagagaaaaagaataagagaaatgctagcaaccttctctctaaccttctcttttggaccttctcccttctcctcatgacaagtgtcattttccttacactaaaaacaatgtcattaatgcatcacacaagatagtttttgtttttcaagtttacccttttaaaatgtattggcttttatatttccttcaatttattcaaattttgttacaacttctttagcacattattaaaaattaaataagaaaaatgtcattttttagaatttaaaaaaaaataaaaattgttacaTGACATTGTTgtcatctttattttgtttttaacaaaacacacattctctttggaaaaaaaaatttgaaaaacttcagtttttattttcttatttaattttttaacaaggtgataagaaagttgtaaaaaaattagcttgtaattaaaataaattaatacatttaataggggtaaacttggaaaacaaaaattagtttgtgtgatgcattaatgacattgttttaagtgtaaggaaagtgacacttgtcatgagaagaagagagaaggtccaaatgagaaggttagagagaaggttgctagcactTCCCAAAGAATAATATGTTGGCAATTATTGAATGAAATTTCACACTTTTTTTCATTCAAAGTATTTGTGTAGACgtagagatagagagagagagaaagaaagggtTGAGTTATATGGGGGCTGGGCTATGcttttgcttgcttgcttgcaGTCTGCGTATTCTTCACGAGAGTTCCTTTCTGCCCATGGCAAGTTGGCACCCCAAAATCGTACGATCCCTTTCTCCACTGACAACGTCGTCGTCGTTTTTACCTACCTATCCATGGGGTACCTATAGCCATACCTTCCTTTTTCAGCTCGTCTCTCTCTGCTGAATCAGTGAGACCCCACGTTCATCACCTTCATGCATTTATGGAAATTGGGAGGTGTGCCAAAAatgcttcttttctttttatgcaaCAGATGTAGCCCCcgatttttttgctttttccaaaatttgaaaattttattcgaACCGACAAAACAAGAGACATCAGGAAATGTACCACGACCCAGATAAGATCGATCCATTAAATGAAGCACTACTCTTCCGTCAACTGAAACTTTTACTTCTCTGACTGGCCCAAATGATGAGGGTATCATTTATTAGGTGTACGTTGTCATCTCTGATTGGCCCtaaactttatatatatatatatatatatgaagttgatttttccactcttattttcttcacttctactcccttttactttttaaaactttttaatcaatcttattcttttttgttctttcttttttctactCTACCCTCCTATATTAAAGTTTTGAtaataaaaatgaacaaaagttaaataaaaccccaaaacaaaaaaaaaaaaacaaaaaaaccaagccCACCTGTTTATCTCGACACCATTCCCATCCCAAGCAATCACCAAccccacccccacccccacccccaccccAAAACCCAGCTCCACCGACCAACCTCCCCCATCCATCtaacccctctctctctctccaaaactTATCAAGACACTCCATCCCTCTCCTTCTTCGACGAACCCAGCTGTTGTGTTACTCGCAATTGTACATGCCAATTAATAGTATAACAAGACAAGTACGAGGTGGTACCCACGAGGATTGAGTTTAGATTAATTATGTACTTAGATTACCCAATTCTAGAAACAAGAAGTTAAGGCTAAAACAGATTTTAAAGTGAGATTGAGTTTggaaacaaatgaaacaaaatgaaattggaaTTTGAAGTGAGAGTGGTTGTGATTGTGaaaacaaatgaacaaaatgaaattgcaaacgAAAGCAAGTAAACAAGTGTAACAAAGAGTGGTCTTAAGGGTTGGGAAATGGATTTGGAGACTTGGGCATTTGATTCACCATAATAAAGTTTATAAGGATTCAAGTGACAAGTCTAATTCAGATTCAAAGattgattctagctaaagtatgattaaGCCATGGTGTCTGGTCCTAACCTTGTATTCCTAATT comes from Prunus dulcis chromosome 6, ALMONDv2, whole genome shotgun sequence and encodes:
- the LOC117631456 gene encoding transcription factor MYB1-like is translated as MEGNNLLRVRKGAWTREEDELLRQYIQQHGEGKWHQVSLKAGLNRCRKSCRLRWLNYLRPNIKTGDFAEDEVDLMVRLRKLLGNRWSLIAGRLPGRTSNHVKNYWSTRLRKNMSSGAEKDKTLETTKTVILRPQPRTFSKKPNCLSSPAPTLQHIQLQENFNWPLPSSPPIENGIDEWKSQLADTNSVERAMCSGFQLEEDFFTNFWVENIAQNTGTGVNSADEGLLSNSDFSLHLWNFSKEK